A genome region from Halorussus pelagicus includes the following:
- a CDS encoding HVO_0234 family beta-propeller protein, whose translation MGISIDEKRVYDASEGPTPVYVVGEFGVARVDTSDDLVGEFGLAHRCTARDAAGRDGHLAVATDEDVLVGVFGDEPDEDDDASETEFRALGVGPAVAVGFADGGAGGGLVAAREDGTVVREGIPRESASDDAPDWTELDELDDVRAIDGGLVAAASGVYRVEDDSLRHVGLESVRGVSATGVPLAATDDGLYELGNGWLDALDGEFRAVSASDADASVSAGTLGRAHAAGADGLFAHEDDEWRAVELPVSGEVVALDQGEGTYAVTAEGTFLLSVGDGWTHQILGLRGVEAVAAP comes from the coding sequence ATGGGCATCAGCATCGACGAGAAGCGGGTGTACGACGCCAGCGAGGGACCGACCCCGGTGTACGTCGTCGGCGAGTTCGGGGTCGCGCGCGTGGACACCTCCGACGACCTCGTGGGCGAGTTCGGACTGGCCCACCGGTGTACGGCCCGCGACGCGGCGGGGCGGGACGGACATCTCGCGGTGGCAACCGACGAGGACGTGCTGGTCGGGGTCTTCGGCGACGAACCAGATGAAGACGATGACGCTTCGGAGACCGAGTTCCGCGCGCTCGGCGTCGGTCCGGCGGTCGCGGTCGGGTTCGCCGACGGCGGTGCGGGCGGTGGTCTCGTGGCGGCCCGCGAGGACGGCACGGTCGTCCGCGAAGGCATCCCAAGAGAGTCAGCTAGCGATGACGCTCCGGACTGGACCGAACTCGACGAACTGGACGACGTGCGCGCAATCGACGGCGGCCTCGTGGCCGCCGCGTCGGGCGTTTACCGGGTCGAGGACGACAGTCTCCGGCACGTCGGCTTAGAGAGCGTCCGGGGCGTGTCCGCCACCGGGGTACCGCTGGCCGCGACCGACGACGGCCTGTACGAACTGGGCAACGGGTGGCTGGACGCGCTCGACGGCGAGTTTCGAGCGGTCAGCGCGTCGGACGCGGACGCATCTGTGTCCGCGGGCACTCTCGGCCGAGCGCACGCCGCGGGCGCGGACGGCCTGTTCGCCCACGAGGACGACGAGTGGCGGGCGGTGGAGTTGCCCGTCTCCGGGGAGGTCGTCGCGCTCGACCAGGGCGAGGGCACGTACGCGGTGACGGCGGAGGGAACGTTCCTGCTGTCGGTCGGCGACGGGTGGACCCACCAGATTCTCGGGCTTCGCGGGGTCGAGGCGGTCGCCGCGCCGTAA
- the glmM gene encoding phosphoglucosamine mutase encodes MKVFGSSGTRGVANEALTPEFVLKVAKAAGTVWRTERVAVARDTRATGEMLADAAASGLASVGADVDRLGIIPTPGAQAYAEREETPVVMITASHNPPEYNGVKLIGIDGVELSVEELERIEQKFLAEKFESARWSETGDSRRVEGARREYVAELLDTVDRETIADADLTVALDPGHGAGSLTSPEFFRKLGCRVVTANSQPDGHFPGRNPEPVPENLGDLGRLVEATDADVGIAHDGDADRAIFYDENGEYIEGDATLAALAAAELDPDDSVVSAVNVSQRLVDVADEQDATLELTPIGSTNLITRIRELRGQGTSVPVAGEGNGGIFFPNYRLSRDGAYTAAKFLELLADRSASEVVTPYDGYHNVRINIEYDTDAERDALLAAAEREADESDADTTTLDGYRIDYGDAWVLARPSGTEPMVRIYAEAREAARAEELAAEMEGQLLAAKAEV; translated from the coding sequence ATGAAAGTGTTCGGGTCCAGTGGTACTCGCGGGGTCGCAAACGAGGCGTTGACCCCCGAGTTCGTACTCAAAGTTGCCAAGGCCGCCGGGACGGTGTGGCGGACCGAGCGCGTGGCCGTCGCGCGCGACACCCGCGCCACGGGCGAGATGCTGGCCGATGCGGCCGCCAGCGGTCTCGCCAGCGTCGGCGCGGACGTGGACAGACTCGGAATCATCCCGACGCCGGGCGCGCAGGCCTACGCCGAGCGCGAGGAGACACCCGTCGTGATGATTACCGCCTCGCACAACCCGCCGGAGTACAACGGCGTCAAGCTAATCGGCATCGACGGCGTGGAACTATCCGTCGAAGAGCTAGAGCGAATCGAGCAGAAGTTCCTCGCCGAGAAGTTCGAGTCGGCCCGCTGGAGCGAGACCGGCGATAGCCGCCGCGTGGAGGGCGCGCGCCGCGAGTACGTCGCGGAACTGCTCGACACCGTGGACCGCGAGACCATCGCGGACGCCGACCTCACCGTCGCGCTGGACCCCGGCCACGGTGCCGGGTCGCTCACCAGCCCCGAGTTCTTCCGGAAACTCGGCTGTCGCGTCGTCACCGCCAACAGCCAACCGGACGGCCACTTCCCCGGCCGGAACCCCGAACCCGTCCCCGAGAATCTGGGCGACCTCGGCCGACTCGTGGAAGCGACCGACGCCGACGTGGGAATCGCCCACGACGGCGACGCCGACCGTGCCATCTTCTACGACGAGAACGGCGAGTACATCGAGGGCGACGCCACCCTCGCGGCGCTCGCGGCCGCGGAACTCGACCCCGACGACTCTGTCGTCTCGGCGGTCAACGTCTCCCAGCGTCTCGTGGATGTGGCCGACGAGCAGGACGCGACCCTCGAACTCACGCCCATTGGCTCGACCAACCTCATCACCCGCATCCGCGAACTCCGCGGGCAGGGAACGTCGGTCCCGGTCGCTGGCGAGGGCAACGGCGGCATCTTCTTCCCGAACTACCGACTCTCGCGCGACGGTGCCTACACCGCCGCCAAGTTCCTCGAACTGCTGGCCGACCGCTCGGCCAGCGAAGTCGTCACGCCCTACGACGGCTACCACAACGTCCGCATCAACATCGAGTACGACACCGACGCCGAGCGCGACGCCCTGCTCGCCGCCGCCGAACGCGAGGCCGACGAGTCGGACGCCGACACGACGACGCTCGATGGCTACCGCATCGACTACGGCGACGCGTGGGTGCTGGCCCGCCCGAGCGGCACCGAACCGATGGTCCGAATCTACGCCGAGGCCCGCGAGGCGGCCCGCGCCGAGGAGTTGGCCGCCGAGATGGAAGGGCAACTGCTGGCCGCGAAGGCCGAGGTCTGA
- a CDS encoding DNA cytosine methyltransferase gives MPNEESVSEPLLYADLFCGCGGMSLGFEQTGFECVGAIDKNEHAVATYASNIGTTPLQGDVTNYSADELLDKFGIERGELDVLIACAPCQGFSQHQNKHDFDHDERNTLVSFSAELAVEIQPEFFVIENVPELVRGSKEKYWARTYEILKQAGYLVEHDILNAADFGVPQRRKRAIIVARRDGRLVELPDACTEEPRTVRDAIGDLPAVEAGETHDTDSMHQAPNHTSRIVTMLNHIPNDGGSWMDIPEPHQDEFWLDSMKKRAKKGDTGSFCDTYGRMHWDRPAGTITRKSSTPSCGRYVHPEQNRNITVREAARLQSFPDSWIFEGPFISWYEQNGNAVPPKLGEAIAEKIRELRPITDKGARQMTFDAL, from the coding sequence ATGCCAAACGAAGAATCGGTTTCTGAACCCCTTCTGTATGCTGATCTCTTCTGTGGTTGCGGCGGAATGAGTTTGGGATTCGAACAAACAGGGTTCGAGTGTGTCGGTGCAATCGACAAGAATGAACACGCGGTTGCGACCTACGCTTCGAATATCGGAACAACCCCGTTACAGGGCGATGTTACTAACTACTCCGCAGACGAGTTGCTTGACAAATTCGGTATCGAACGCGGCGAACTGGACGTTCTGATCGCGTGCGCTCCGTGTCAAGGATTCAGCCAGCATCAGAACAAACACGACTTCGACCACGACGAGCGAAACACGCTGGTCTCCTTTAGTGCGGAACTGGCCGTGGAGATACAACCCGAGTTTTTCGTCATCGAAAATGTTCCAGAACTCGTACGAGGGTCTAAAGAGAAGTACTGGGCACGAACATACGAGATATTGAAACAAGCCGGGTACTTAGTTGAACACGATATTCTCAATGCGGCGGATTTCGGCGTTCCGCAACGTCGGAAGCGAGCGATTATCGTCGCTCGGCGTGATGGTCGGTTAGTCGAACTTCCGGACGCTTGTACCGAGGAGCCCCGAACTGTTCGGGACGCTATCGGTGATTTGCCGGCGGTCGAAGCCGGAGAGACCCACGACACGGATTCGATGCATCAGGCTCCGAACCACACAAGTAGAATCGTGACTATGCTCAACCACATTCCGAACGACGGTGGGTCGTGGATGGACATTCCCGAACCACATCAAGACGAATTCTGGCTCGACTCGATGAAAAAGCGGGCCAAGAAGGGAGATACGGGGTCGTTTTGCGATACGTACGGCCGGATGCACTGGGACCGACCGGCGGGGACGATAACTCGGAAGTCCAGTACCCCGTCTTGCGGTCGGTACGTCCATCCCGAACAGAATCGAAATATCACGGTACGAGAGGCGGCACGTTTGCAGTCGTTCCCGGATAGTTGGATATTCGAGGGGCCGTTTATCAGCTGGTACGAGCAAAACGGGAATGCGGTCCCGCCGAAACTCGGGGAAGCCATCGCCGAAAAGATACGTGAACTCCGTCCGATTACGGACAAAGGCGCGAGACAGATGACGTTCGACGCGCTCTAA
- a CDS encoding XcyI family restriction endonuclease: MDWNDLGVSDQARRTLSDKGVGVEHLHRFFAHPTVLAENPDLLDYYRSLAGMSENRLGDMKSVRGAVRSLRRSNSMTLGENSELNRLCQYFNSLISTWASGLTDKDPKRKALVSALLTEGAAIEGSSRNAGGRKAVVNVASVLIEDFSEHDCLDSFVIKEGSDDEFERIPASKLGDEYVLSDVSGAYDVREIETGKGTVNVDATEPDLVVSTTTDIVGYGEIKDRKDKSNQWEGWLPNVRSKLEGFKQNNPSAKRILLQPVFTRRMVEGERGHDTEDVGVRYLVEQDLLDVPFNINKILADESHRDFFGAYVRDALGYQVDDLTPPQA, from the coding sequence TTGGACTGGAACGACCTCGGCGTGTCCGACCAAGCACGACGGACACTTTCGGATAAGGGCGTCGGTGTCGAACATCTCCATCGCTTCTTCGCCCATCCGACCGTTCTAGCCGAGAATCCGGATCTCCTCGATTACTATCGATCCCTCGCGGGGATGTCAGAAAACCGACTCGGCGATATGAAGAGCGTCCGCGGAGCAGTTCGGTCGCTTCGTCGTTCAAATTCGATGACATTAGGCGAGAACTCGGAGTTGAATCGGCTGTGTCAGTATTTCAATTCGCTCATCAGTACGTGGGCGTCGGGACTTACAGACAAGGACCCCAAGCGGAAGGCTCTGGTTAGTGCCCTCCTCACAGAGGGAGCGGCTATCGAAGGGTCGTCTCGAAACGCCGGCGGTCGAAAGGCGGTTGTCAACGTCGCTTCGGTACTGATAGAGGACTTTTCTGAGCACGACTGTCTCGATTCCTTCGTAATAAAGGAGGGTTCGGACGACGAGTTTGAGCGGATTCCAGCTTCGAAGCTCGGTGACGAATACGTCCTCTCCGACGTATCCGGTGCGTACGACGTTCGGGAGATCGAGACTGGGAAAGGGACAGTCAACGTAGACGCGACAGAGCCAGATTTAGTCGTCTCGACCACGACCGATATCGTCGGCTACGGCGAAATCAAGGACCGAAAGGACAAGAGCAACCAATGGGAAGGCTGGCTACCGAACGTCCGAAGTAAGTTGGAAGGTTTCAAACAGAACAACCCGTCGGCGAAACGGATACTCCTTCAACCGGTCTTCACCCGTCGGATGGTCGAAGGCGAACGCGGCCACGATACCGAAGACGTTGGGGTGCGATATCTGGTAGAACAGGACCTTCTCGACGTACCATTCAATATCAACAAGATACTCGCCGACGAGTCCCACCGAGACTTCTTCGGGGCCTACGTCCGAGACGCACTCGGCTATCAAGTGGACGACCTCACGCCACCACAGGCATAA
- a CDS encoding DUF7118 family protein has product MSSTIESATGDLATALADADAACREVQDRIDDYGEETVRAVADAYDRAADLLDRYDGQATGTGKENFKHFIQFQEKFDSLVEDLPEDLPERDAFEAANDRFDKRRLSESDFAAARDRLAAAGDIAGLLDERREAVAEYRETRREVGHALADVREEIAERERLVELGDADLDAPVEEIREPIEDYNEAVAEAFSSFKSSASARELLSFVAATEDYSLVSFRDPPETLEEYVETREVGTEPVSELLKYARYSNSKLDHYVEDPTALKRAVATNETYLERLDADPLQLEWPPRSAADLRWRVEELVSVVARFADDEVVADLRDVQSVVRDRERFEELRTVAEAEAELSDAEREKVASGAVEDELAELRAKRKRLEDAREEYPER; this is encoded by the coding sequence ATGAGTAGTACCATCGAATCCGCCACCGGCGACCTTGCGACGGCGCTCGCCGACGCGGACGCCGCCTGCCGAGAGGTGCAAGACCGCATCGACGACTACGGCGAGGAGACCGTCCGAGCGGTGGCCGACGCCTACGACCGAGCGGCCGACCTGCTCGACCGCTACGACGGGCAGGCGACCGGCACGGGCAAGGAGAACTTCAAGCACTTCATCCAGTTTCAGGAGAAGTTCGACTCGCTGGTCGAGGACTTACCCGAGGACCTGCCCGAGCGCGACGCCTTCGAGGCCGCCAACGACCGATTCGACAAGCGCCGACTGAGCGAATCGGACTTCGCGGCCGCCCGCGACCGACTCGCCGCGGCGGGCGATATCGCGGGACTGCTCGACGAGCGCCGAGAGGCCGTAGCCGAGTACCGCGAGACGCGCCGGGAGGTCGGACACGCGCTCGCGGACGTGCGCGAGGAAATCGCCGAGCGCGAGCGACTGGTCGAACTCGGCGACGCGGACCTCGACGCGCCGGTCGAAGAGATTCGAGAGCCAATCGAGGACTACAACGAGGCGGTCGCCGAGGCGTTCTCGTCGTTCAAGTCGTCAGCCAGCGCCCGCGAACTACTGTCGTTCGTCGCCGCCACCGAGGACTACTCGCTGGTCTCGTTCCGCGACCCGCCCGAGACGCTTGAAGAGTACGTTGAGACCCGCGAGGTCGGCACCGAACCTGTCTCAGAACTGCTGAAGTACGCCCGCTACTCGAACTCGAAACTCGACCACTACGTCGAGGACCCGACCGCGCTCAAGCGCGCGGTGGCGACCAACGAGACCTACCTCGAACGACTCGACGCCGACCCTCTGCAACTGGAGTGGCCACCCCGGTCGGCCGCCGACCTCCGGTGGCGCGTCGAGGAACTGGTGTCGGTCGTCGCCCGGTTCGCCGACGACGAGGTGGTCGCGGACTTGCGAGACGTGCAGTCGGTCGTCCGCGACCGAGAGCGCTTCGAGGAGTTGCGGACCGTCGCGGAGGCCGAGGCGGAACTCTCCGACGCCGAGCGCGAGAAGGTCGCCAGCGGTGCTGTGGAGGACGAACTGGCGGAGTTGCGAGCGAAGCGCAAGCGGTTGGAAGACGCGCGAGAAGAGTATCCCGAGCGGTAG